Below is a window of Onychostoma macrolepis isolate SWU-2019 chromosome 06, ASM1243209v1, whole genome shotgun sequence DNA.
AACTTGTGGTATAGCGAGTATAGTAGCAAACATATCCTTAAGGGATAGTtagcccaaaaatgaaaagactgtcatcatttactcacccacttATGTCATTATAAGCTATTTTATGCAGAAAATTACCTCATAGCACCACCTAATGCTCAAGCAGCAGAATTACCAGTGGAGTCGGTTTGAACGCGAATTCTATAATAATGTTCCTTTTTAGGTGGAACTACCTGAATTTGTATATCTGTACAGCAGTTGCTATTTTGACAcccaccccacacacacaagTTTACTATATGTTTAATCATTCTAAAATACAGATTCAGAaggataatatttttataaatgctaGCCATTTTGACATTgtcatgttttgtttatttttttaagtgataTATTGTGTGTGTTATTCTAATTTCTCCCTTCAAATTGATGCTTCATGTCTTTATGAGCCAAAGCCTTCATGTTTCAAATTGTTTTAGAACAAGGAAAAGTTCATGGCCGGGAAAGAAGATGTCCCAAAaggaaaagaaattaaattaaaaacattcctCCCCCTGACATGATGACTAAGGTTTATcctcaaaatattaaattatgagAGGTCACTCcttcagaacacaaaaggaaagTGGGTGTCAAAGTTGTCTGCTGGTCACGCTGCCAACTATTTCATTACAGTCTGTCTCCCACACACCAGAacaaaaaatagaaagaaagagggcaaagaaaaacaaacatcttCTAGTTGGGGGGGATTTCAAAagtaagaaagaaaacaagccgACTGACCAACAAAAATACAGACTAAATATTTACTGAATATATTaactggatttatttatttatttaaaaaaaaaaaaatagacaaaataattcaaaaggACAAGAAACTAAGGGAAGAGATAATGATAATGCATGGTGAAGTGCATGCATTgccatttattaattattttcatgaattTGCGATTTTTCAGCTACCAGTAAAAGTCTACATTTCAATAAacacatttcatatttaaatcgaTCCAATTTTCCCCTATAATCAGTGCAGAAAAATATGTAGTTCACGAATTCTGAAACAAAGGCCTGAGTATCCATACATGAGCACAAGGCATTTCCATTCACATGCTTCAATATGTATGCGTTACAGTCTAATCAGGAAGCAAGGAAGCTATGGAGACTGACACGCAGATGTTATTGGTTATGTGCCCCAAATGTTGTTCACACATATGTGAAAACTCTTGTGCAACCAAATGTTTTCTACTGTATAGTAAAGTAGTATATTGACAGCAAAAGAGCTGAGCAAGTAATCGGCAAACACAGAGAAACTTTAAGGTGCTGATTTATAATTGTActtgaaataattatttaagtCTTGGCACAATCATAAGAAAATCTTCAGCTTAAGACTACTGAGCAATCCAGCTGTTCTTAATAATGACATGCATACTCTCTTACACGAGAAAATAAGCCCACACACTAACATTCACAGTCTGACTATAGTCACTCAACATGAGCAACCCCTCGGCCATGCTTGCATGCTTAGCAGGTGTCCACGGTAACCTAGACACTCCAGCCCTGCCTACCGAGTGTGAGATATCCAAAGTGACGAATCACACATGTTCAACTGAGGTCATGCCCCGCCCCCTCTGCCTGAACAGGCAGTTTAGAAATGTTATGATGCTGATGTGGAAATATCACTTTTCCACTTTCATCACATCACCAGCCCATCATTTTCTAATTTATAAGTTCTTTATAAAAACGCCAACATGTGCACATGTGGTCGAATCATGAACTGAATTTGTATTGTGATTCCTTTCATCTTGTTTCTGATCTGTCTTCTCTCTGCCCTTTTTGTTCTTGAAACCAGCATGATGTGAATGTGAATTAGCCTAAATGATAATGAGGTTGTAACACAGCAGCCAAGGACACCCCGAGCAGTTTTGTACACATAAAATATGCAGTGATGATGTGTTTTAACACATCTCATGAGAGCTAGATGAATAAATCTGAAGTATCTGAAGCACATCTGTTCTGTCAAATAATAAGAATTGTGGTATTTTGTAGGATAACAAACTTGTATCATATCAGTGATCAGTAATGTTCACTTCGCATGCTAGTCTTTATGATTTTGCACCTTTAAGCTGTATTCACTCTAAATTGTAAAACAAGGTAAGATGACATTCCATAGCTCTCAGAATCACTTCCATAAATCATTAGTGCTTCAAACTAACCACTCTATCCTGACACTTCTCTCTACCCAAGCCTAGAGCACTGACCCTAGAGAACTGTCACTGACTTTATAACTGATCTTAAAGAACTGAATTACTGACCCTGTAGCATTCTATCACTGGCTTGAGTGTAGAATCACTAGTTCCCAAACTTTTAGACTCCAAGGCCCATTAATTTGTACACAATGAAATGTTTATAAACTAGAAAGtaatgtttgactttttttaataattttaagtcaTCTTGAGGCCTCTTTGGAAATTTACCGAAGGCACCTAGTGGGCCCTTGCCCTAAAATggtttcaaataattaaaatctagcttcatttaaaagttaacTACTGTATCAAGATGTAAACagactttatatttattaaaattactcTCTCAGCAACTgctaattttttcttttttatataagaacatacagttttggaatTGAAATTAACCtggttaattatttatattaactgaTTCCTTTTCTGTTTATAAAAAGAACAAGCTTCTGCATCATAACAGGGCAAAAAATATCTAAGCCAACATGGGAGGCCTTTGAATATGGTGGGAACAAAGGGGGACAATGGGGGTCAAAAGGTTGAGAATTACTGGCCTAGAGCGTCTATCACTTACCCTATATTGCGCTGTATAACTGACATCGCTTTATAACTGATCCTAAATCAGTTCGAATCAGGGACCCTACAGCGCTACATTGCTGAATAGAGTTCCATCACTGACCACAGAGCGCTCTATCACTTATTATGGTGCGCTCTATCAATTCAACGCAATACTTACCGCTCAAAACTGGTCACCGAGGCGAAGCAGTAAACGACGTTGTCCTTAGTCATGCATGATCTGACAAATTCCCTTGAATGAGCCTGTATTTGTCAGGAGAATGTCTCGAAAagagtttagttttatttaactgcTCCTGCGTGACGCGCCTGCATCTGCCAACGGACTTTCCCTCCTCAAAACTGTGCAGCCTGCAAAAATCCTCTCATTGACTACAAGCAGAGAAATAAAGACATATCTCCTTGGTGTGCTATTAGCTGCAGTGAAAGAACTGCAGCCCAGACTTGTTCAGACGCCCGAAGCTAACTAAGTCCATCCCTAGACATTCACTCTCTTCTCAGGATCGTCTTTCAGAACTGCCCGCCTTCTCACGTTACAGCCAATCAAAGCAGGAGTTAGCGGTGCTCGTGCGCTCTATGCTCGTGCCTGTACCTGCACAGGTAAATTGTACGttcataataaaatgtgttttttttttttccctgggCCGAGACATTAGGCCTACTGCGAATGATAAAAATAGAATAGGCGggacaaaattattatttacatttttcatactaACCATCGTTTCTGTTACTTCCCATTCTCTgcagaagaaaatgaaaaatattatttgacaaTGTTCAAAAGAAGCCGAGATTCACGAATTAAGTGTAATTTAAATGAAGATTGCAGGTCCAGGTTCAAAGAGGATCCCTTTGAGGGAGTAACAATGACATTGTCAAATCATTGTTACATTTTGGTGATGTAACATGTAATCTATCATGTTACCACATTGCTTAGCATATATAGGTTTACaatacactctctctctctctctctctctttctcttttcctctctctctatCACACATACATGTACACTTGTGGCACACCCATGCATCTGTCCACACTCATCTGGAATCCAAGCCTTGAGGGCATCCATCCTTTTTAAGGCATAATCTTAAACCTCACTAGTTTCCGTCTCTTTAAGCAAAATTAATATATGGAGGTGTTTAAACTGTTCATGGTTTATTAAGGGATTTATTGTgctaaacaaaagaaaaaaattgtcatCAGATTTATTCTGAGTGCAGGCTTAGACTTGCGCTTGAAACAAAGGTTTGAACAGGGTGACAATGAGGTGGTATTTGGAACAATTATGTGGTTTAAATTAGGCAGCTgtatattttacacattttgggGGCTTAAAAGGGAGTGGTAGCAATGTTGTTAAATTTTAAAAGGACAACGATATGTAAAATTGATGTATGGTAGctttaataaatgatttaaatcgAAGTAGTGTGTTACAGCAATGCATAACAGTATAACTGaagcatttcattcatttaaatattactacTACTTATTATTCTAAAGGAAAGTATTTTAAgattactataataatatattattttctatattattttattaataataaccatatattattattaaaaagatttaaaaatatatttaatacaattatttatttatattattattgttggttattaattattatatatatatgtatatacacatacatatactaaTAATGCACACATTTGATGCACATGTTGGATTTGAAAGCACATTAGATGAATGCATTCATGCACATTAGAGTTGGACATATTCTCATTTAACAAAAAGATGGAATAGCTGGAATGAAAACAGGATGCAGGATGACACTCTGTGTATTGTTGAGTGTGAGAAAATAGGATGAGGAATGAACTGACAcccacagaaacacacacacacacacacacacacacacacacacacacacattccttAAGGACAGAATTGGCAGACAGGCTCATTCAGTGTCAGCTGGGATGCTGAAAGATGAGAAAGTGAGTcactttaagtaaatatgatcTGTCTGCAGCATCCCTCTATACAGAAGTGTAGCAGATGAAGGTGATCATGTCAGTGCAGCATGACTTCAACAAGTTTTACCTGCTTAAACAGCACACTAACAGGTACATATGAGCCTTCATACACCTAGTGCATTAAAGTGAATGCTTGCTCATGGCATGCTTTTCATTTCCATAGAGGCTGAGAATTTGAGATTTATTGTAATTGAAAATATTGAGAAGATTGAGATTCTGAGTGGAGATACAGTACATATACAATTTATCAACAGCGTTGTAATCAGAAAAGATATGGCAGGAGAGCAGGACTGCACATGTTCACCAGGTTTAACATGAGTTTTTGAGATTGCATAGTTTTGAATACTCCGGCTCAGTTATCCACTAAAATTCAAGGATGCTTTGGGTGTTTTTCTTGTCATCTGTTCATCATATGTACAGACTATATTTATGCCTCTGATGTAATGCAAAACTCCTTTCTCTCCTCATGGGACCTCTATAATCATAACAAAGATCCTTACGGACATCTTGTCTGCTGTACAGTACATTAGTACTCTAATCAAATTTAGGAATGAGTGTAAATATTAACCCTTTTAGTTGAAAAGAGCTGACTTACCAGAGGACATAGAGATACGGAAGAAATATAGCGATGACGACAACCATTCCTTTGTCATGAAACAGATGACTGAagaaccaatcacacacacacacagcattcaGGTACACACTCAACTCACTCATGCCGCACATATTGCACATATACACATGCGTGTTCATATTTTGTGATGTGGTTACAGGGCAGATGGTAATATGTCAGAGAGCTGATAAATCACTTAGCGTTCCTATGTCACTCAGAAGAGATGACGCCCCTGAACTGCTGACTTTACTTTACACCGAGTCAGTCTGAAAAcattaactgtttttattagcATGGAATCTTGAATACAAAATGCAATCATTCTGAAATAGAATGACTGCAAAAAAAGAATCAGCCTTGACCCAAATTTTCCTGAACTCTTCCTAAAATCTCTTTTCATCCTTAATTTAACCTCTTTAACCTCCaacataataaattaaaaaataataatatagattaaattaaataaaaataacaaaatatataataaaattataaataatgaacAATAAGTAATGTTAAAAATGATCAGGTGGCATTACTGATTATACATGATAAGCAAGCATGTTAACCACTAAACTGAACAATCCTGCCCTGCTAATATCCTGCTCATTTATACTTGTCAAGTAGTCGTTTTTCCTCCTGGGCATGCAGTATGTAAAGTGTGTAAGAGGCTTAAGATGTTATTTTAGAGTCTCATGCTTCTTTTTTTACACTTAAACCCATTGCTCCCAGCTATCTGTCTCTCTCCTAGTTTAATCATCCCATTTAGTTAACAGCTCAATGGGTCACCGACCTGGCATTCCAGCCTTTTTATACTTCCCATGCTGTACCTCCAAAGAACTTCTGTCAAACCATCATGGAAGACAGTCAAGAATCTCTGAGGAAAAGCCAAAGCAGAGAGATGACATTTGCTGATTGCTTGGATTATCAATCAATCACCACAGCGCTGATGGTGTAGCTCTACTTAGAAAAGCGAGACAACTCTCTAGGAGTGTTAAAAAATGTGTACACACATGCCTACTTTTTTGGCTCTGTAATTACTTGTCAAGATTTGCATGTATGAGATacttaaatgtaagtacaagGCTTACTGAAGCATGAATATGTTTTTCTtctctataaatatatatgtaggcctatgcataattgaaataattcaggaaaatgaaaaaaaataagaaagcgTTTGACTTGTTTGAACAATGTATGGGCCTGAATGTAGAACATATTATGATGCAAGTATCATTAGGGGTTTTTATGGCCATGGTTGGTGGTGCATATTAGTTGTGCCTCTGTAGGTTACACAGAGTTCACAGACGCCCAACATGAGTGTGACAGAGAAAGTAAGAAGGAGGTGAGAGATGTGTTTGGTTGATTTGCTACCACATTCGGTCATTTCTTCTTTTGAGGTTTGATAACTCTCCTACGTAGACATCTGACATTAGACATCTACGTACAATTGAGCAAAATTCCATGCTTATTAAAGCATGTATTATACCCATTTATTGCCATATGGATAATAAACCACCTCTGCAGTATATTACAGTATAGACACGCTAAAGTGATAAAAGGAAACAAGTATTAGCCATGCAAAAGCTTGGTGGACAGTGGGAACTTCACATTTACAAGATAATTCCCTCATAAAGTACTTTATATTTGAACTACATGCTATTCATAATCAGACAAACATCTTTTGAAGATCTTGAGATCTGCTAAATGGTAAAAGTGAGTAATATTTGTAACAGTGTCTGCTAATGGGTGTGTGTATAAAGTGAGTGTTTGTTGATATTAAAGTGTCTCGATTTGCTTATGTTGGATATGTGACTGAGTGCAGTGTCACTAAATTACAGTCAAATGCAAACATTCTGAAAATGTCTTGATATCAATGTATGTTAATGggcaaaaaatgaataaatgcaatttCTCTGAATTACAGTCAAATGCAAACATTCTGAAAATGTcttaatataaatgtgtgttaatggataaaaataaagaaatataattaatacaaaattatataaattatatgtcgcgtcaaacaacaacagacacttAAGTGAGCATAAGTCACACAAATATATCAGAGATTTCAAGGAGTTCCAAGTGTTCccttttattttagattatcaagtttatgcaaaaatacaaaaatgcccTTAAAACCCTGTCTTTTTGACATTATGACATACCAAACTGTATTAACACATATTATAACAAACCATCATAGTGGATTTAGCGTGTAAAGATACTATATTATTTATACCCATGATGATGAGCCTTGACAAAAATTACGAAGATGAATGCTACCTCCATCTAGTGGTGAGTTTGGTTAAAGGTTTAACATCATAATAGTGCAAaattagttaaataaaaatctaattgttACTTAGCTCGATTCAAATTGCATAAAACTGTTACAATTTTGAGAATGTCACTAGTGTTTCCAATAAGTAACATTGTTAATGAACAGCTCATAAGGAAGCATCCTGATTGTTTCTGGAGAATACAAAATTTAGCACCATTAATTATTAAGCTTAATACCACAGTCAAGATTCCCATATCAATATAATACAGAACTAGGCATTCCATAATAGTACTACTGTATATCTCACATTAAATTTCatgcattattttaaagatGTGTTTTCCCAAAAAGTCAAAATTCTACAAGCTGTTGTATAGTCAAATGCATTTCTTAACAGGCCCTGGCCAAGGTATGCTTCCATTGTATGTGACCAGTCAATATTCTGCATATGAtctttttttgaagaaaactgataaaaaaataaaaggcttGTGCTCAGGAAAAAGGTGCCGGAATCCCCTTCCTCAAATaatatgctgttctttttctTATTTCTGACAGTAGATTGCCAAGATATATGGGTTTTAAATACAGTGcattgaaatataaactcacagTACAACTGATGCAATCTAAAACTTATTCATTCTTTTTAGGTCATTTTATCACACAAGAATCTGTTTGAATGAAATCATGTTTCTTCAAAAGGTTCCTCAGGATGACTTCGGcccttctctctctgtaaaagtGTCCATGGACAGTCTATAGTTCAGCGACAGATATTTCTGCATGCGCAAGACAGGATAAGATATATTGACTGTATGTGTTTCATGTTTGTAGCTACCGGAAGGGAGCGTTTGTCTGGGTTGTAGATTTATTACGTCCAGTGACGGGGTTGGACGATAAAGCGATGGGAGGTTGCTGCGTGTCCTGTGTGCAGGGGGGTGATCGGActgggtgtgagtgtgtgagagctTTTGAGGATGAAGCTCTACTGGGTTGGGAAGGACACAACAGGTCGAGGGCAAGACGAGTCTGTGGGGACGTTTCCTCAGTTTAGGTTGAAAGATCAAAGATTTCTCTAACGTGACTTTACGGGAGGAGAGGGTAGGCCAGGCCTTCTTTACCTCTTCTGATTGGTTCTCCTTACCAGAAATGCAATGGCTGCTTATGAGTGAAGACTTGTGACTGCTAGATTTTGATAGCGGATCAGGGTGAGACTGAATAAGAGGCTTGTAAACAGGGGCTCGAGGACGCCTGATTGAAGTCCCCTCTACGAGAAGATTCACTCCCACATACTGAGGAACTTCTACAGCTGCCTGAAGACAGAagaaaaaagcaaaagaaaaaaagacaatattttgcaaatagaaaataaagttAGTTTTTAGAACACTATCAGGGCCCAAAAAGCTATTAAGATTTTCTGTGACATTTTCAAgacaattacaatttttaattaattaaaagcagATATTTAATTGTCAAATGCCaccaaaagtttggagtcagtgttttttttttttttcaaacaatagTAGTTAAATTCAGAAAGGACACTTTAAATTGATaaagtcacagtaaagatttctatttcaaataaacactgttcttttgaactttttaatcatcaaagaatcctgaaaaaatatatcatggtttccacaaaaatattaagcagcacaactattttcaacatagataataagaaatgttaacAAAAAATCATATTAGAAGAATTTCTTATATTAGAAtgtttgctgaaaattcagctttgtcatcacaggaataaattacatttattaattttaaatatattaaaacagaaaattttaataatactttacaatattactgtactgtatttttgatcaaataaatgaaacttcGGTGACCAGACCATAAGAAAGATTAAAAAActtgaccacaaacttttgatgAGTAgtatatatgtttgtttgtttttccatttagtTTGGTGATCTTGACATTGTGTATGTGTACCTGTTTGTATATGAGTTGGAAGCCACCAGTGTGAGTGTTGCGGTCACAGCGTCGATCCAGCACCACCCGCAAAGTGTCTTCCTGTACAGCAGGGCAAAGTCGAGCTGTCACCCCTGTGGAGGGTGCCATGGTGGGGCTGGCATTGATCTCCAACAGCCAAGGTCGCAAATCCCGTCCCAGCATGAAGTCAGCTCCATAGAGCTCAAAACTAGCTTTGCGAGGTTCCACACTGTCCTGTGCAGTCAAGAGAGTCTGGATAACAGCCTTCTGCATACCTGGAACAACCACCCCTTCCCACAGATCATCCTGGCCTGAAGCAGCCAACCAGGAGCGGAACTGTGAACATGACCACATACACTCAGCAGGTAGAGAAGGATTGCGATCTGGGCTTAGTTGAAAATGCTTCTGAATGGAGTTGTTGCAAAGATGTACAGAACTGAGGGTGGAAAGCagagaaaattaaaaaacaaacaaaaaaaatgattaattgaagCTTAATAAATAATCTCTCttcaaggaatagttcaacctgaaaatgaaaattctgtcatcatttactcaaactcAAGTTGTTTCAAATCTATATGACTCTgcttcttctgcagaacacaaaagtagATATTTTCAAGAATTTTAGCAGTTTTTGTCCTttcaatgaaagtcagtggggtccaaaacaacactggattctattgactttcactgtataggaaaaaaaatatatatctttttgTGCTTTACAGAAAAAGTCACACAAGTTTTTAACAACATGCAGgtgtgtaaatattttaattctggggtgttttcatttttgggtgaactattcctttaatgtttggCATTTGTTTTCTCACCTATCCAATGTATGAGTGGAGTAAGGCTGGGTTGAAAAGCGGAGGTAGCACTCACGGTAGAACCACACAGTAAGAGGATTCCAGTCTGTGACCAGGAACCACTGTCTTACATCAAACTTAGTGTCATGCACAAGAAGAGGCCGCTCCAAATACTTCTGCA
It encodes the following:
- the ttll3 gene encoding tubulin monoglycylase TTLL3 isoform X1, which codes for MHQHMQVQPLEGRARCSYINLPIINGDRLKTAKALVDKAIKEKKVFSVLGPYPVIRAGLRARGWVERRLPRPSVPQPRRHDLETEATDEGDSSDDDDLGEEGQRDDEADDLYDLMTRLVRNETPYFYWTTRRDSVDCQSLRKDQMTNHYAKAGSFTTKVGLCMNLKNLQWFDAADPDTFFPRCYRLGAEDDKHAFIEDFKRTACTSLLLYVLEKYGGDSEWERTREVYDVKSHGLSKTRKQYANQRVGTSIIDNALHVCQEYLNSLEHCDIDTTLETIPTLSEQQWKVFLRDYYLVIHEGLTIEGCEAYVERCKCMLEQMSHVCPQMETDGLCNIWIIKPGAKSRGRGIMCMNRLDEILSLVDADHGIMRDSKWVVQKYLERPLLVHDTKFDVRQWFLVTDWNPLTVWFYRECYLRFSTQPYSTHTLDSSVHLCNNSIQKHFQLSPDRNPSLPAECMWSCSQFRSWLAASGQDDLWEGVVVPGMQKAVIQTLLTAQDSVEPRKASFELYGADFMLGRDLRPWLLEINASPTMAPSTGVTARLCPAVQEDTLRVVLDRRCDRNTHTGGFQLIYKQAAVEVPQYVGVNLLVEGTSIRRPRAPVYKPLIQSHPDPLSKSSSHKSSLISSHCISGKENQSEEVKKAWPTLSSRKVTLEKSLIFQPKLRKRPHRLVLPSTCCVLPNPVELHPQKLSHTHTQSDHPPAHRTRSNLPSLYRPTPSLDVINLQPRQTLPSGSYKHETHTVNISYPVLRMQKYLSLNYRLSMDTFTEREGPKSS
- the ttll3 gene encoding tubulin monoglycylase TTLL3 isoform X2, which encodes MTRLVRNETPYFYWTTRRDSVDCQSLRKDQMTNHYAKAGSFTTKVGLCMNLKNLQWFDAADPDTFFPRCYRLGAEDDKHAFIEDFKRTACTSLLLYVLEKYGGDSEWERTREVYDVKSHGLSKTRKQYANQRVGTSIIDNALHVCQEYLNSLEHCDIDTTLETIPTLSEQQWKVFLRDYYLVIHEGLTIEGCEAYVERCKCMLEQMSHVCPQMETDGLCNIWIIKPGAKSRGRGIMCMNRLDEILSLVDADHGIMRDSKWVVQKYLERPLLVHDTKFDVRQWFLVTDWNPLTVWFYRECYLRFSTQPYSTHTLDSSVHLCNNSIQKHFQLSPDRNPSLPAECMWSCSQFRSWLAASGQDDLWEGVVVPGMQKAVIQTLLTAQDSVEPRKASFELYGADFMLGRDLRPWLLEINASPTMAPSTGVTARLCPAVQEDTLRVVLDRRCDRNTHTGGFQLIYKQAAVEVPQYVGVNLLVEGTSIRRPRAPVYKPLIQSHPDPLSKSSSHKSSLISSHCISGKENQSEEVKKAWPTLSSRKVTLEKSLIFQPKLRKRPHRLVLPSTCCVLPNPVELHPQKLSHTHTQSDHPPAHRTRSNLPSLYRPTPSLDVINLQPRQTLPSGSYKHETHTVNISYPVLRMQKYLSLNYRLSMDTFTEREGPKSS